The DNA region CATCAGCTGGGCTgcagggcccccacccccatctcctggTGCATTCTTGTGTTTCATCTCTCCTGGACTTTGGGTACCCTTCCAATTGCCACATTCCATCCTATCTAGTCCTCTCCCCTAGTTCCAACCCCATGTGGTGACCTCTTTGGCAAGAGCTTGGGAACAGGCCAGCCTGGGGAGGTAAGACTGTGAGACTGTGTCAttcccctcttcttccttaaTGTGCAGCCCTCGTGAgtcagcctccccacccccttggtCACTCTCAAGAGTGACAGACAGAGCCCCAGGCATGTCCCTTCACGCACATGTGCTTACATTTCCACATGTATTTCTGAGCCTCCCTTTGCTGCCTCGGACCTGTATCTGTTGGGTTTGGTCCATGGACATTTCAGAGGGAGAGCCCTCTCCTGTTCAGCTGTCCTCTCAGACATTTCCCTAGGACGGGTGACCAACACTGCAATGAGCCAGCCTCCCTTTTGGGGACCAAGCATTTGCTACCCCTAGACCAGAGCAGGGGGAGATCTGAGGTCTCATCAACCTGGCACATGAAGCCCGTTCTTGGAACTATGCaaagggcagaggctgggagtTTGGATAATTGGCTCCCATCCCTGTCCTACCTCACCGGGGCACTTTCAGGGTCCAGGGGCCTCTGAAGTTTCCATTGATATGGGACAATCAAATCCTGACTGAGCTCCCCCGTTCTCCTTGGGTGAGGATGACTGTTATTTTTGTAGCCGAGAACGTGGAATCCCCACGGATTTTTACTGCCCTTCACCCAatctctcccacctccaccccacaaTGAATGTATTTATTGTGAGAACGGCTATACTTCTTTAGGAATGCCCCCACTCACCACCCAGGTGGGCAGAACAGGCATGagacagagtggggagcctgggctcagctcctccccctcctgTTGGTTAATAAATACCCTCTCTCCCCACAGCTATGTGTGTTCCGCTTGGTCTAGATTGGCCTTCCCTGATCACCAGGGGGCAGGCTTCTGAGCCTATGGAAACAGTGCTGCAGGGTTGGCTCTGCTCCCTATAAAACCATTTGCAGAGAAAACTGGGATCCTCAGCTTCCATCTGGCTGCCCTGGGCAGGTACACAGGCCTTTATAAGGTTCTCACCACTCACTGAGCATGGTGATAAGGGCATGACAAAATTACAGCTGTTTAAGAATTCATACAAAGGTTTCTAGGTTTCTACCTCTTGACTCTCTTCCTCACCATTCCTCCCCCTTGTTTTAGCTAAGCCTAGAAGATGCTCCctgtttatttctcttgcttGTCCACAAGAAGCTTTTCagtacctcccctcccccaacaaagGACAACATGAATTCCTTTCTGCAGAGGGGCCTGTCTTGGGGAATAGTTAGGACAAGGGCAAGCTTGTTACCACAGATCTGACCTGAGAATCACTCTCCAAGGGTCAGGACTAGATTAATCACATGGCCTTTGATACTAACCATCCTGAAAGGTTATATGTTCCGCTTCTGGTTTTAGAATAACGAAATGTGAGGTTATATTTAAAATCTACACATATTTCGAAGACCTCAAGTGTAACCTCGAACATGTTTATtaacctcagttttctaatctaaACATTCACACGGATATAAAGTGATTATCCTAATGCCAGGTCCACAGCAGGGTGGAAGATGCTAGCTCTCTAGCTCAATGGTTACAGAAAAAGGACACGGGGGATTCTTCAGATGCCAATCTTGAAAGCGCTCGCTGGGATTTGAGATCACTGTTATCAATCTGGATTTCAGAAATGCCTGTAATATCCTCGAAGAGTCAGGTTTCAGGGATATCAAATGGGGAAGAATTAGGAGACGAACAAAGTCACTGCCCTGCCTCATAAGCAACGAAAAGACAGCTCTTCTTTATCCCAAGCAAAAGCTTTGGCATCAGTTTCCCTTTTGGTGGGCTCTATCTGCCTGTGTGGACTTGGAATCCCCTGAACCCAAAGAGGAAGAACCACCTCCACTGGGGTAAGAGTCCAAAGCCTGGGTACTGGAGCTGGTGGGCAACTCTTCATGGCACTTGCGCCTGGGCTAGGGCAGCATCTTGGACCTCTCGCGGGCGCAGCCCACCCAACGTCGTCGGTTTGTTGGTGAAGGGGTGCCACTGGCCCTGGATGCTAGGGCTGTCCGTGTGGAAGGGCTTGCGGATGCGGATCACGTCCAAGCCCGACTGGTCGGCCAGCTTCTGCACCAGCGTCGTAATCTCCTCGACTGACTTGCAGTGGATGCTCTCCTCGCGCACAGCCCCGTTAACTGGCCGAAGGAAGGGGGTCGGAGGAGAGGAAGCGGATGGATCAGGGGTCAGACCAGAGGAAGGCGAGCGGGCCCAGTCTCCACCCCCGCAACCCGcccccaggcgccctccagcCCTCGTCCGGCCCCACTCACGGTATTCGGCCACTACTCTGGGCACACAGCACGGCCGCGAGTTCACGTATATCACGACCCCCGGGTTCCGTCGGGCGAAGTCGGCCACCTCTCGTTCCACGAACTCCCTGAGGAAGCCGAGAAGAGTAAGCACAGCGACCCCTGACCCGGGGCGACCTCAGCCCGGAGAGCACCCCACGCCCTTCGCCCAGTTCACCTGGCGCCACGAGACGACGGCGCATCGCGGCTGAGGCTAAAGCTGAGACGCTGCAGCTGCTGTACGTAGCGCCCCAGCCCGTTATGGAGGACACTGGCCAGGAAGCGGCTCGGGGTCCCGCGCGCCGTCATGGCCGCAGCGCCCAGGTCGCCCAGGCCAGCCTGgaggggcggcgggggtggggagcgAGACGAACGCCGAAGCTTCCGGTTCCGGGAACACCCGCGGCCGGGAGTTTTGCTTCCGCGGCCGCGGCGCGAGGCGCGCCAGTGAACCGCGTTGCGGGCGAGAGGGGCGAGGGGAGGGTAGTGACGCGCGGTCTGGGTCGCGAGCCGCGCAGCTTCTGTCAGAAGAGCCGAGGGAGGACGCGGGCGCGGGGGCGAGGTGAGCGCGGGGACTGGCGGGAGCCGCCCGGTGGCGCTCTGGTCGTGGCGAGTCCCCTTTGAGGGAAGGAGCGGCGAAGAGGGCCTCCCCTTGGGGGCTAGCGCGTTGGGGTCAGGAACGACGCAGGCGGCGGTAGAGATGGCAACGACGAGGAGATCCCTTGGCCGGGCGGGAGTGGTGAAGAGATGATCTAGAGAAAGTAGAGCGGTGAGGCGGTGGCTGTACGGGGCCATAGAGGTAGAGAGCCGGATAGAGGCCCACGGACGTGAAAGATGGGCGTAGATGTGAAGTAGGAATGCAGAGGGGCTGAAGAGGGTTCAGAGAGATGTTTATGAGGGACAAGTTGGAAGAAAGAAGCCACCTCGAGTGGGCTCTGTAGAGTGTGCTGTGCAGAGGATCCCTAGGGTCTGACCTAGTGAAGGCACCCAAACCAGGGACGGAAAGCATTTCAATTAGTGACTTCCTCGATTTGACTAGGAATGTGGGTACTCCTTCGAGGTGGGTACCCCCTCCGTATCCTGCTACCCCTGCGTGGGGAGTGGATGGGTCGGAGGGGCCTGCCCAGAAGCTTG from Neomonachus schauinslandi chromosome 6, ASM220157v2, whole genome shotgun sequence includes:
- the MRPL43 gene encoding 39S ribosomal protein L43, mitochondrial, with translation MTARGTPSRFLASVLHNGLGRYVQQLQRLSFSLSRDAPSSRGAREFVEREVADFARRNPGVVIYVNSRPCCVPRVVAEYLNGAVREESIHCKSVEEITTLVQKLADQSGLDVIRIRKPFHTDSPSIQGQWHPFTNKPTTLGGLRPREVQDAALAQAQVP